One window from the genome of Larus michahellis chromosome 23, bLarMic1.1, whole genome shotgun sequence encodes:
- the FKBP8 gene encoding peptidyl-prolyl cis-trans isomerase FKBP8, producing the protein MASSGEEPRSGSPGWAGTGTEPAPTADAAQLDTAEDFEVLEEEEEEEEEDLSELPPLEDVGRPPALLRGDAQPSERGGGDAAEDPQEWLDVLGSGLLKKKTLVPGQGVDTRPRKGQDVTIRLKATLEDGSVVEENPALTFTLGDCDVLQALDLCVQLLEMGETALIVSDAKYCYGAQGRSPDVPPNAALTLEVELLAARDAPDLELLSGKEKVELANRKRERGNFFYQQADYVLAINSYDIALKVIGSSSKVDFSPDEEAELLDVKVKCLNNLAASQLKLDHYEAALKSCNLVLEHQPGNIKALFRKGKVLAQQGEYREAIPILKAALKLEPSNKTIHAELSKLVKKHADQKNVETEMYRKMLGNPSAAGAPGKCKDKLPWSIPWKWLFGATAIALGGVALSVVIAARN; encoded by the exons ATGGCCTCCAGCGGGGAGGAACCGAGGAGCGGCTCCCCGGGCTGGGCAGGCACCGGCACCGAGCCGGCACCGACGGCCGACGCCGCTCAGCTGGACACGGCAGAGGATTTcgaggtgctggaggaggaggaggaggaggaggaggaagacctGAGTGAGCTGCCGCCGCTGGAGGACGTGGGCAGGCCACCGGCCCTGCTGCGGGGGGACGCCCAGCCCtcggagcggggtgggggggacgcggctgaggacccccaggagTGGCTCGATGTTTTGG GGAGCGGCTTGCTCAAGAAGAAGACGCTGGTGCCGGGCCAGGGGGTGGACACTCGTCCCCGCAAGGGCCAGGACGTGACCATCCGCCTGAAGGCCACGCTGGAGGATGGCAGCGTGGTGGAGGAGAACCCTGCCCTCACCTTCACACTGGGGGACTGCGATGTCTTGCAG GCTCTGGACCTGTGCGTGCAGCTCCTGGAGATGGGGGAGACGGCTTTGATCGTGTCAGATGCAAAGTACTGCTACGGCGCTCAGGGCAG GAGCCCCGATGTCCCACCCAACGCGGCCCTCACCCTGGAGGTGGAGCTGCTGGCGGCTCGGGACGCGCCGGACCTGGAGCTGCTCAGCGGGAAGGAGAAGGTTGAGCTGGCCAACCGCAAACGGGAGCGCGGCAACTTCTTCTACCAGCAGGCAGATTACGTGCTGGCCATCAACTCCTACGACATCGCGCTCAAGGTCATCGGCTCTAGCTCGAAAG TTGACTTTAGCCCGGACGAGGAGGCTGAGCTGCTGGATGTGAAGGTGAAATGTCTCAACAACCTGGCAGCCTCTCAGCTTAAATTGGACCATTACGAGGCGGCCCTCAAGTCCTGTAACCTCGTCTTGGAGCACCAGCCAGGGAACATCAAGGCTCTCTTCCGAAAGGGCAAG GTCCTGGCTCAGCAGGGTGAATACAGAGAGGCCATCCCCATCTTAAAGGCGGCGTTGAAGCTGGAGCCTTCAAACAAG ACCATCCACGCCGAGCTCTCCAAGCTGGTGAAGAAGCACGCGGACCAGAAGAATGTGGAGACAGAAATGTACAGAAAGATGCTCGGGAATCCCAGCGCCGCTGGCGCCCCGGGGAAATGCAAAGACAAGCTGCCCTGG TCCATCCCCTGGAAGTGGCTCTTCGGTGCAACAGCCATCGCGCTCGGCGGCGTGGCTTTGTCCGTGGTCATCGCGGCAAGGAACTAA